One region of Hoeflea sp. 108 genomic DNA includes:
- a CDS encoding phospholipase D family protein, producing MLIVQNAATPANIRNAVVDMIAGGATDVRVASAYVTRGGASILLNALADSVTPAAFAAMPKTLVTSFDFGLTEPQALRHWQESGNATVHVSGAQRLAQGSLMPLRAFHPKLYTFGRNAQSCSALIGSANLTSRGFSVNTEAAWLQQDVPRASIDAALASACFDTTPLTEELLQAYAALRQAQPPPAEIEQEAQPVAQPAPINVGALPLFRVAIDTGAVNPANYSAMWIHGEALQGGSRNQLELPRGGHRFFGFVFTQYDYPHNLTIGEPVLRSGARAWNDRRLTWHGNNRMERMNLPTATQGGFEYADTAVMFRRLADGSFELIVTPWDSDLARSWRQASAQRQALFRLGTVATSRVVGLL from the coding sequence GTGCTAATCGTACAGAATGCCGCAACGCCTGCGAATATTCGCAACGCCGTTGTCGATATGATCGCGGGGGGCGCGACCGACGTGCGCGTAGCATCCGCCTATGTCACGCGCGGCGGCGCCAGCATCCTGCTCAACGCACTCGCCGATTCTGTCACCCCTGCGGCGTTTGCCGCCATGCCGAAGACGCTAGTAACATCATTCGACTTCGGCCTCACGGAGCCGCAAGCCTTGCGGCATTGGCAAGAATCGGGAAATGCGACAGTGCATGTCTCGGGGGCACAAAGGCTTGCCCAGGGCTCACTGATGCCGCTGCGGGCATTTCACCCCAAACTCTACACGTTCGGCAGGAACGCGCAGAGCTGTAGCGCGCTGATCGGTTCCGCCAACCTCACCAGTCGCGGGTTCAGCGTGAACACGGAGGCCGCGTGGCTTCAGCAGGACGTTCCGCGCGCGTCAATCGATGCCGCTCTGGCGAGCGCGTGTTTTGATACAACGCCTCTTACCGAGGAATTGCTACAGGCGTATGCGGCGCTGCGGCAGGCGCAACCGCCGCCAGCAGAAATAGAACAGGAAGCGCAGCCCGTAGCGCAGCCAGCACCGATTAATGTTGGTGCGCTGCCCTTGTTCAGGGTCGCCATCGACACGGGCGCTGTTAATCCCGCGAACTACAGCGCCATGTGGATCCACGGCGAAGCCCTGCAAGGCGGGTCACGCAACCAGCTTGAACTTCCTCGCGGCGGTCACAGGTTTTTTGGTTTCGTGTTCACGCAATACGACTATCCCCACAATTTGACGATCGGGGAGCCGGTTCTTCGCAGCGGTGCGCGCGCATGGAACGACCGCCGTCTGACATGGCACGGCAATAACCGTATGGAACGAATGAATTTGCCGACCGCTACACAGGGCGGATTCGAATATGCCGACACGGCTGTCATGTTTCGCCGTCTGGCGGACGGCTCATTCGAGTTGATTGTCACGCCGTGGGATTCAGACCTGGCACGTTCGTGGCGGCAGGCTTCGGCACAGCGGCAAGCCCTATTTCGCCTCGGCACAGTCGCGACGAGCCGGGTTGTAGGACTGTTGTAG
- a CDS encoding AAA family ATPase — MLEAILDWSGERPLWQRDALRRIVIGGTPDDAAVTDVLALCKKEHGAAGITLEAAMLEAAHLPAAPVGGEAIALVSVGDIAGVNQLAPSQTLPFEPAGLTIVYGPNGSGKSGYGRVLKRACRARKAGEIMPDAYNPPAAGKATGTFTILKDGTAEPPVSWTDDGKPDAVLSAVSVFDRDCGSVHVQEKNEVAFRPFGLDIPDDLAGVCQALKQKLGAEETQLQAVRDPVFEKPTWNIATPVGAIMSALSHNTNLAAFEKLGEMTADERARLARLDEDLLKNPADAAAEQRLFAGNVRQLIATLNRIATTYNDEPLVRLKALADAARSKRAAANLAARDMFDGLAIPGVGAETWRTLWEAARRYSEQTAYAGSAFPPAGDEACVLCHQPLSPEAKSRMGGFEAFIRADAESQASSAEQEFTDALAAFRTRKLDVRVMAQARRRIALQHGSLARRVLRFVASADLRRLKCLRALSSADALVLPPLAPSPKAELETLAGTLEAYAVELDEAADIEGRNKLILERDALKDRGAVPDLLETAKKEIKRLDDLRILRACIADTATNAITKLGNDIADNVITPKMRDQFQSEIVRLAAEKVRVEIVRSGGQYGSPNYQVRLFANPKAKVHMVLSEGEQTCVALAAFLTELATASHKSALVFDDPVTSLDHRWREKVAERLVEESRARQIIVFTHDMVFVNDLHDKGAREGLPMKLVSLSRGPAGTGMVSEGLPWQHAGIRDRIDKLEKAAREARKLYDANDEEGYRDTAVKIYDRLRATWERGLEDVAFAGVIHRHRDYIDTKNLKRVTVIEGADVETFRKNFKKCSDLVEAHDPSRARDGAVPPPDDILADIKILADWAESIRARQNALT, encoded by the coding sequence GTGCTTGAAGCCATACTTGACTGGTCGGGTGAACGTCCTCTCTGGCAAAGGGATGCGCTGCGCCGGATCGTGATCGGTGGGACTCCCGATGACGCGGCTGTCACCGACGTACTGGCCTTGTGCAAAAAAGAGCATGGGGCCGCTGGCATCACGTTGGAAGCGGCGATGCTCGAAGCGGCACATCTGCCGGCAGCCCCCGTGGGCGGTGAAGCGATAGCTCTCGTGAGCGTCGGCGACATTGCCGGTGTGAACCAGCTTGCCCCGAGCCAGACTTTGCCGTTTGAACCGGCCGGGCTCACTATCGTCTACGGGCCGAACGGGTCCGGCAAATCCGGTTATGGGCGCGTGCTCAAGCGAGCCTGCCGCGCCCGCAAAGCCGGCGAGATCATGCCCGACGCCTACAACCCGCCGGCGGCGGGCAAGGCAACAGGCACCTTCACAATCCTCAAGGACGGAACAGCCGAACCGCCTGTCAGCTGGACGGATGACGGCAAGCCGGACGCGGTGCTGTCGGCAGTCAGCGTCTTTGACCGGGACTGCGGATCGGTGCATGTGCAGGAAAAGAACGAAGTAGCTTTCAGGCCCTTCGGGCTGGACATTCCCGACGACCTCGCGGGCGTTTGCCAGGCGCTCAAGCAAAAACTGGGCGCTGAAGAAACGCAGCTCCAGGCTGTCCGTGACCCGGTGTTTGAAAAGCCGACATGGAATATCGCCACGCCGGTGGGTGCGATCATGTCGGCCCTGAGCCATAACACCAACCTGGCGGCCTTCGAGAAGCTCGGCGAGATGACCGCCGATGAACGCGCAAGGCTGGCGCGCCTTGATGAGGACCTTCTGAAGAACCCCGCGGACGCCGCCGCCGAACAGCGGCTCTTTGCCGGAAACGTGCGGCAACTGATAGCGACCCTGAACAGGATCGCCACCACCTATAACGACGAACCGCTGGTCAGGCTGAAGGCACTGGCCGACGCGGCAAGAAGTAAGCGGGCAGCGGCCAATCTCGCCGCGCGTGATATGTTCGACGGCCTTGCTATTCCCGGCGTCGGCGCGGAAACGTGGCGCACCTTGTGGGAGGCGGCGCGCCGCTACTCTGAACAAACGGCATATGCCGGTTCAGCCTTCCCGCCTGCGGGCGACGAAGCCTGCGTTCTTTGCCATCAGCCGCTCAGCCCTGAAGCCAAGAGCCGCATGGGAGGTTTCGAGGCGTTCATCCGAGCCGATGCCGAGTCACAGGCGTCAAGCGCCGAGCAGGAATTCACCGATGCGCTTGCCGCGTTCAGGACGCGCAAACTGGATGTGCGCGTAATGGCGCAGGCGCGGCGGCGCATAGCCCTCCAACATGGCAGCCTCGCCCGCCGCGTTCTGCGCTTCGTCGCCAGTGCGGATTTGCGGCGCCTTAAATGCCTCCGCGCGCTTTCGTCTGCTGATGCGCTTGTGCTGCCGCCGCTCGCGCCTTCGCCAAAAGCTGAACTGGAGACGCTGGCGGGCACGCTTGAAGCCTATGCTGTAGAGCTTGATGAAGCTGCCGACATAGAAGGTCGCAACAAACTGATCCTGGAACGCGACGCCCTGAAGGACCGGGGGGCGGTTCCTGACCTGCTCGAAACCGCAAAGAAGGAAATAAAGCGCCTGGACGATCTGCGGATACTCCGCGCCTGCATCGCGGACACGGCGACGAACGCCATTACCAAGCTCGGGAATGACATCGCCGATAACGTCATCACCCCGAAGATGCGCGATCAGTTCCAGTCGGAAATTGTCCGTCTCGCTGCGGAAAAAGTGCGCGTGGAAATCGTGCGGTCAGGCGGGCAATACGGCTCTCCCAACTATCAGGTGCGCCTTTTTGCCAACCCGAAAGCCAAGGTCCACATGGTCCTGAGCGAGGGCGAGCAAACATGCGTGGCCTTGGCTGCGTTCCTCACCGAACTGGCAACGGCGTCTCACAAATCCGCGCTCGTGTTTGATGACCCGGTGACATCGCTCGATCATCGCTGGCGCGAAAAAGTGGCGGAACGGTTGGTCGAGGAATCAAGGGCGCGCCAGATCATCGTCTTCACCCACGATATGGTGTTTGTGAACGACTTGCATGACAAGGGTGCCCGCGAGGGCCTTCCTATGAAGCTCGTCAGCCTGTCGCGCGGTCCTGCCGGTACAGGCATGGTCAGCGAGGGACTGCCCTGGCAGCATGCCGGCATCCGCGACCGGATCGATAAGCTGGAAAAAGCGGCAAGGGAGGCACGCAAGCTCTACGATGCGAACGATGAAGAAGGATATCGCGACACCGCAGTGAAGATTTATGACCGGCTTCGGGCAACATGGGAGCGCGGGCTCGAAGACGTGGCTTTTGCCGGGGTCATCCACCGGCACCGGGACTATATCGACACCAAGAATCTCAAAAGGGTGACGGTCATCGAAGGCGCGGACGTCGAAACTTTCCGCAAGAACTTCAAGAAATGCAGCGACCTAGTGGAGGCGCATGACCCGTCGCGCGCGCGAGACGGTGCCGTTCCTCCCCCGGACGATATCCTCGCCGACATCAAAATCCTCGCCGACTGGGCGGAATCGATCAGGGCAAGGCAGAATGCTCTGACATGA
- a CDS encoding YqaA family protein yields the protein MLRRLYDWTLSLAARKSAEWWLAFIAFVESSVFLVPADVLYLPMALSRPDKAYRYAIIATVASVLGGIAGWYIGHYAFEAVAKPVLEFYGKYDEFEALKVSSGAGIILLMLVTSGLSHLPPIKVVTILAGVVSFPLGWFIVSAIIARGARFLFLAWLLRTYGEPIREFIEKRLGLLAGIAAAALILLYLLVRYLH from the coding sequence ATGCTTCGCCGACTCTACGACTGGACCTTGTCGCTCGCGGCAAGGAAATCCGCCGAATGGTGGCTGGCCTTCATCGCCTTCGTCGAAAGCTCGGTCTTCCTCGTCCCAGCCGATGTGCTTTACCTGCCGATGGCGCTGTCGCGCCCCGACAAGGCATACCGCTATGCCATTATCGCCACGGTCGCCTCGGTGCTGGGCGGCATTGCCGGCTGGTACATCGGCCACTACGCCTTCGAGGCCGTCGCCAAGCCCGTGCTCGAATTCTACGGCAAGTATGACGAATTCGAAGCGCTCAAGGTGTCATCGGGCGCCGGCATCATCCTGTTGATGCTCGTCACGTCGGGGCTGTCGCATCTGCCGCCGATCAAGGTGGTGACCATTCTCGCCGGCGTCGTCAGCTTCCCGCTCGGCTGGTTCATCGTCTCGGCGATCATTGCCCGCGGCGCCCGCTTCCTGTTCCTCGCCTGGCTGCTCAGGACCTATGGCGAGCCGATCCGCGAGTTCATCGAGAAGCGACTGGGACTGCTGGCCGGCATCGCTGCCGCTGCCCTCATTTTGCTCTATCTTCTCGTCAGATACCTCCACTGA
- a CDS encoding disulfide bond formation protein B: MTSLTSTTGRSQTLTALFLAVAMAVVVGTALGFQHIGGYMPCKLCLEQRTPYYVGVPLMALAALSSAMHWPSWLTRALLALGGLLMLYGLYLGGYHAGVEWRWWAGPTDCQAVSGTVDTGGKGLLDVLNTVVPPRCEDAALRVLGLSFAGWNVLASAFLAVVALRAAFKKA; this comes from the coding sequence ATGACCTCCCTCACTTCAACGACCGGCCGCAGCCAGACGCTGACAGCGCTTTTCCTTGCCGTCGCCATGGCAGTCGTCGTCGGCACCGCACTCGGCTTCCAGCACATCGGCGGCTACATGCCCTGCAAGCTGTGCCTCGAGCAGCGCACGCCCTACTATGTCGGCGTGCCGCTGATGGCGCTGGCGGCCCTGTCCTCGGCGATGCACTGGCCGTCATGGCTGACCCGCGCGCTGCTGGCGCTGGGCGGCTTGCTGATGCTCTATGGCCTCTATCTTGGCGGCTACCACGCCGGTGTCGAATGGCGCTGGTGGGCCGGCCCGACCGACTGCCAGGCCGTTTCGGGCACCGTCGACACCGGCGGCAAGGGCCTGCTTGACGTGCTCAACACAGTCGTGCCGCCTCGCTGCGAGGACGCCGCCCTGCGCGTGCTCGGCCTGTCCTTCGCCGGCTGGAACGTGCTCGCCAGCGCGTTTCTGGCGGTGGTGGCCCTACGTGCGGCTTTCAAGAAGGCTTGA
- a CDS encoding HNH endonuclease: protein MTVAVSPDGLPALVLNADYRPLSYYPLSLWSWQDAIKAVFLDRVNIVAEYEHAVSSPTFSMKLPSVVSLKTYVKPSRYPAFTRFNVFLRDRFQCQYCGTPEDLTFDHVIPRHSGGATTWENVVAACSPCNLRKGGMMPAQAKMWPLQKPFQPTVHDLHNNGRLFPPNHLHESWMDYLYWDVELEP from the coding sequence GTGACGGTTGCCGTGTCTCCGGATGGGCTTCCAGCGCTGGTGCTGAACGCGGATTATCGCCCGCTCAGCTACTATCCCTTGTCGCTGTGGTCCTGGCAGGATGCGATCAAGGCGGTGTTCCTCGATCGGGTCAATATCGTTGCCGAATACGAGCACGCCGTTTCCTCGCCGACCTTCTCGATGAAGCTGCCCAGCGTGGTCAGCCTCAAGACCTATGTGAAGCCGTCGCGTTATCCGGCCTTCACCCGCTTCAACGTTTTCCTGCGCGACCGCTTTCAATGCCAATATTGCGGCACGCCAGAAGACCTGACTTTCGACCACGTCATCCCGCGCCACAGCGGCGGCGCTACGACGTGGGAAAATGTCGTCGCCGCCTGCTCTCCCTGCAATCTCAGGAAGGGCGGTATGATGCCGGCGCAGGCCAAGATGTGGCCGCTGCAGAAGCCGTTCCAGCCGACGGTGCACGACCTGCACAACAACGGCCGGCTGTTCCCGCCCAACCATCTGCACGAAAGCTGGATGGATTATCTCTACTGGGATGTCGAGCTGGAGCCGTAG
- a CDS encoding DNA-3-methyladenine glycosylase, with amino-acid sequence MLRISNIDDINSGLDALVALDPRLEAVRAIAGEVPLRLTEPGFASLASIIVSQQVSTASAKAIFGRFSTLVDPLTPQGLLAAGEGVFREAGLSRPKQKTLLAVARAAADGLDLDDLCRLDAREAMATMVAISGIGPWTAEVYLLFAAGHPDIFPARDVALQSAVGHALGIDPRPGEKALIRLAESWAPWRGVASRLFWAYYRETRGRDAAPPAGNPA; translated from the coding sequence ATGCTCCGCATCTCCAACATCGACGACATCAACAGCGGTCTCGACGCACTTGTCGCCCTCGATCCCCGGCTCGAGGCGGTGCGGGCCATCGCCGGCGAGGTGCCGCTCCGGCTGACCGAACCAGGCTTCGCCAGCCTCGCCTCGATCATCGTTTCGCAGCAGGTGTCGACGGCGAGTGCAAAGGCGATCTTCGGCCGGTTCTCGACCCTGGTCGATCCGCTGACGCCGCAAGGCCTGCTTGCCGCAGGCGAGGGTGTATTCCGCGAGGCCGGCCTGTCGCGCCCCAAGCAGAAGACCCTGCTTGCCGTCGCCAGGGCCGCCGCCGACGGGCTCGACCTCGACGACCTTTGCCGGCTCGACGCACGGGAGGCTATGGCAACCATGGTCGCCATATCAGGTATCGGGCCATGGACGGCCGAGGTCTATCTGCTGTTCGCCGCCGGCCACCCCGACATTTTCCCGGCTCGCGACGTGGCGCTGCAAAGCGCCGTCGGTCATGCGCTGGGCATCGATCCGCGCCCCGGCGAGAAGGCACTGATTCGGCTTGCCGAATCATGGGCGCCATGGCGGGGGGTCGCTTCGAGGCTGTTCTGGGCGTATTATCGGGAAACCCGGGGCCGGGATGCCGCGCCGCCGGCCGGAAATCCCGCCTGA
- the gluQRS gene encoding tRNA glutamyl-Q(34) synthetase GluQRS, which translates to MTAPVFRFAPSPNGELHLGHALSALTNQSMAASSGGLLLLRIEDIDVTRCSPEYETGIFRDLAWLGFGWEEPVRRQSEHFGDYEAALERLKKDELVYPAFMSRGDIRAVIVEHEAKGKSWPRDPDGAPLYPGTDKTLSQRERQRRIDADVPFAWRLDTTAAVERLGHQLAWREWSSEAMTAAADIAAEPAQWGDVIIARKEIPTSYHLSVVVDDALQGISHVVRGKDLYFATSVQRLLQEALGLPAPSYFHHRLVPGPDGRKLSKSQRDTGLAALRDAGETPETIRAMLGL; encoded by the coding sequence ATGACGGCTCCTGTCTTTCGTTTCGCGCCCAGCCCCAATGGCGAGCTGCATCTCGGCCACGCGCTTTCCGCGCTGACCAATCAGTCTATGGCGGCAAGCAGCGGGGGTCTGTTGCTGCTGCGCATCGAGGACATCGACGTCACCCGCTGCTCGCCCGAATACGAAACCGGCATTTTCCGCGACCTGGCCTGGCTGGGGTTTGGCTGGGAAGAGCCGGTGCGCCGGCAGTCGGAGCATTTCGGCGACTATGAAGCAGCGCTCGAGCGCCTCAAAAAGGATGAACTCGTCTATCCCGCCTTCATGAGCCGCGGCGATATCCGGGCAGTGATCGTCGAGCATGAGGCAAAGGGAAAAAGCTGGCCGCGCGACCCTGACGGCGCGCCGCTCTACCCCGGAACGGACAAGACGCTGTCGCAGCGCGAGCGCCAGCGACGCATCGATGCCGACGTGCCCTTCGCCTGGCGGCTCGACACGACGGCTGCAGTCGAGCGACTGGGACATCAGCTGGCATGGCGCGAATGGTCGAGCGAGGCGATGACCGCAGCGGCGGACATTGCGGCCGAGCCCGCGCAATGGGGCGACGTGATCATTGCCCGCAAGGAGATCCCCACCAGCTATCACCTGTCGGTGGTGGTCGACGACGCGCTGCAGGGCATCAGCCACGTCGTGCGTGGCAAGGATCTCTATTTCGCCACCTCGGTACAGCGTCTCCTGCAGGAGGCGCTGGGACTGCCCGCGCCGAGCTATTTCCACCACAGGCTGGTGCCCGGGCCGGATGGCCGCAAGCTGTCCAAAAGCCAACGCGACACCGGTCTTGCAGCGCTGCGGGACGCCGGGGAGACGCCCGAAACGATAAGGGCGATGCTGGGGCTTTAG
- a CDS encoding EamA family transporter, whose product MTSSPKRLIPATFVLLWATGFIGARYAMPWAEPFTFLAVRFVIAAVILGGIMLAIGSKRLTNRAALHAVAIGMLLHGVYLGGVFWAIHQGLPAGLSALIAGLQPLVTAVLAGALLGEEIRPRHWLGLAVGFVGVVIVLSPKLGALGGGVTWQTLTASVIAMGGISAGTIWQKRVGSASDLVTGTFWQYVGAGILMTVASFAFEHQQVTVNGELVFAMAWLVFVLSIGAIFLLMVMIRDGAMSKVASLFYLVPSVTAVIAWLLFDEQLSAVQLVGMAIATLGVGLATAQPGTRARASR is encoded by the coding sequence ATGACATCCTCTCCCAAACGTCTGATACCGGCCACCTTCGTGCTGCTCTGGGCGACCGGCTTCATCGGCGCGCGCTACGCCATGCCATGGGCGGAGCCATTCACCTTCCTGGCGGTCCGCTTCGTGATTGCGGCCGTCATCCTCGGCGGCATCATGCTCGCCATCGGCTCCAAGCGCCTGACAAACCGAGCCGCGCTGCATGCGGTGGCCATCGGCATGCTGCTGCACGGCGTCTATCTCGGCGGCGTGTTCTGGGCGATCCACCAGGGCCTGCCGGCTGGCCTCTCGGCGCTGATTGCCGGCCTGCAGCCTCTGGTGACGGCGGTACTCGCGGGTGCGCTTCTGGGCGAGGAAATCCGCCCGCGTCACTGGTTGGGGCTGGCCGTCGGCTTCGTCGGGGTGGTCATAGTGCTGTCGCCCAAGCTCGGCGCACTCGGCGGCGGCGTGACCTGGCAGACGCTGACGGCATCGGTGATCGCCATGGGCGGCATCAGCGCCGGCACCATCTGGCAGAAGCGCGTGGGCAGCGCCAGCGACCTCGTGACCGGCACCTTCTGGCAATATGTCGGCGCCGGCATATTGATGACGGTCGCCTCCTTCGCCTTCGAGCACCAGCAGGTGACCGTCAATGGTGAACTGGTCTTCGCCATGGCCTGGCTGGTCTTCGTGCTCTCCATCGGCGCGATCTTCCTGTTGATGGTGATGATCCGCGACGGGGCCATGTCGAAGGTCGCCTCGCTGTTCTACCTCGTGCCGTCGGTGACGGCGGTCATTGCATGGCTGCTGTTCGACGAACAGTTGTCTGCGGTGCAGCTCGTGGGCATGGCGATCGCCACGCTCGGCGTCGGCCTGGCGACGGCTCAGCCCGGCACGCGGGCGCGGGCTTCCAGATAG
- a CDS encoding YihY/virulence factor BrkB family protein has translation MRKIVAVRRVLFDAVGHFYDDDGWAMASHLAISALMALFPFLIFATTLASFLGADAFAETAVHLVFDTWPDQIAEPIAREVVNVLTVQRTDLLTYGVLLAAFFASNGVEALRTSLNRAYRVTETRTIWFRRTQSIFFVLIATISFVAISVLLVFAPIIARILEAKFEWIKPYMGTITVWRFSIASAVIVFGLFAVHLWLPDGRRRFLSVIPGIIFTLVAWLIGSTIFAAYLDTFAAYVTTYAGLASIMIAIVFLYIISAIFILGGELNAAISRYLEARARVPG, from the coding sequence ATGCGCAAGATCGTCGCCGTGCGGCGCGTGCTCTTCGACGCAGTCGGCCATTTCTATGACGATGACGGCTGGGCGATGGCCAGTCATCTCGCCATCTCGGCGCTGATGGCGCTGTTTCCGTTCCTGATCTTCGCCACCACGCTCGCCAGCTTCCTCGGCGCCGACGCCTTCGCCGAAACCGCCGTGCATCTGGTCTTCGACACCTGGCCCGACCAGATCGCCGAGCCGATCGCCCGCGAAGTGGTCAACGTGCTCACTGTCCAGCGCACCGACCTTCTGACCTATGGCGTGCTGCTCGCCGCCTTCTTTGCGTCCAACGGCGTCGAGGCGCTGCGCACCTCGCTCAACCGCGCCTACCGCGTCACTGAAACCCGCACCATCTGGTTTCGACGCACCCAGAGCATCTTCTTCGTGCTCATCGCCACGATCAGCTTCGTCGCCATTTCGGTACTGCTGGTGTTTGCGCCGATCATCGCGCGCATCCTCGAGGCCAAGTTCGAATGGATCAAACCCTATATGGGCACGATCACCGTGTGGCGGTTCTCGATTGCATCGGCGGTCATCGTCTTCGGCCTGTTTGCCGTGCATCTGTGGCTGCCGGACGGGCGCCGGCGTTTTCTCAGCGTCATCCCGGGCATCATCTTCACGCTGGTCGCTTGGCTCATCGGCTCGACGATCTTCGCCGCCTATCTCGACACCTTTGCGGCCTACGTCACCACCTATGCCGGTCTTGCCTCGATCATGATCGCCATCGTCTTCCTCTACATCATCTCGGCGATCTTCATCCTCGGCGGCGAACTCAACGCCGCCATCAGCCGCTATCTGGAAGCCCGCGCCCGCGTGCCGGGCTGA
- a CDS encoding SDR family oxidoreductase, translating to MNELRTIIVTGASSGIGAHCARALKAEGWRVFATARKPEDIAALEADGIEALYLDYTESTSIEALVATVLERTGGRLDALFNNGAHAQAGAVEDLPVAALRDQFEANFFGWHDLTRRIVPVMRAQGRGRIVNCSSILGLTPVRFRGAYAASKHALEGLMLCMRQELDGSGVHVSMIEPGPVKSKIATNGLPWFKRYIDAEHSVHHEAYRTQLERLSSGGSKSRLKEGPEAVHAVLRHALLSPRPRPHYAVTIPARIGVVLKRLLPASLLYRILARQA from the coding sequence ATCAACGAGTTACGCACGATAATCGTGACCGGCGCATCGTCGGGCATCGGCGCCCACTGCGCCCGCGCGCTGAAGGCCGAAGGCTGGCGAGTCTTCGCCACCGCACGCAAACCCGAGGACATCGCAGCGCTTGAGGCCGACGGCATCGAGGCGCTCTATCTCGACTACACCGAATCCACCTCCATCGAGGCGCTGGTGGCGACCGTGCTCGAACGGACCGGGGGACGGCTGGACGCGCTCTTCAACAACGGCGCCCATGCGCAGGCCGGCGCTGTGGAGGACCTGCCGGTGGCCGCGCTGCGCGACCAGTTCGAGGCCAATTTCTTCGGCTGGCACGACCTGACGCGGCGCATCGTGCCCGTCATGCGGGCGCAAGGACGTGGGCGCATCGTCAATTGCTCGTCGATCCTCGGCCTGACGCCGGTGCGCTTCCGTGGCGCCTATGCCGCCTCCAAACATGCGCTGGAAGGCCTGATGCTGTGCATGCGCCAGGAACTCGACGGTTCGGGCGTGCATGTGTCGATGATCGAGCCCGGCCCGGTGAAATCGAAGATCGCCACCAACGGCCTGCCTTGGTTCAAGCGTTACATTGATGCCGAGCATTCGGTGCATCACGAAGCCTATCGCACCCAGCTCGAAAGGCTGTCGAGCGGCGGCTCCAAGTCGCGGCTGAAGGAAGGCCCCGAGGCGGTGCATGCGGTATTGCGACACGCCCTGCTGTCGCCGCGCCCGCGTCCACATTATGCTGTGACGATCCCGGCGAGAATCGGTGTCGTGCTCAAGCGGCTCCTGCCTGCCTCGCTGCTCTACAGAATACTGGCGCGACAGGCCTGA
- a CDS encoding twin transmembrane helix small protein, translating to MATAFNILAVVFMVAVVIVLGRGLINMLRGGSGTTSNKLMQARVLLQAIALIFIVLTLYFTRR from the coding sequence ATGGCAACCGCGTTCAACATCCTTGCCGTCGTCTTCATGGTCGCCGTGGTGATCGTGCTCGGCCGTGGGCTGATCAACATGCTGCGCGGCGGCTCGGGCACCACCTCCAACAAGCTGATGCAGGCGCGCGTGCTTTTGCAGGCGATCGCGCTGATCTTCATCGTGCTGACCCTCTATTTCACCCGCCGCTGA
- a CDS encoding cob(I)yrinic acid a,c-diamide adenosyltransferase → MVKLNKIYTRTGDDGTTGLGTGQRRLKSDLRVEAYGAVDEANACIGMARVHTAADHPELDAMLVRIQNDMFDLGADLSTPDTGKDLGYEPLRIVASQTARVEADIDLLNARLEPLRSFVLNGGSPAAAALHLARTVARRAERVMVALAQNPDEHVNREGIRYINRVSDLLFVAARVANDNGKADVLWVPGKNR, encoded by the coding sequence ATGGTCAAGCTCAACAAGATCTACACCCGCACCGGCGATGACGGCACGACCGGACTCGGCACCGGCCAGCGCCGCCTGAAATCGGATCTCCGCGTCGAGGCCTACGGCGCGGTCGACGAGGCTAATGCCTGCATCGGCATGGCGCGCGTGCACACCGCCGCCGACCATCCCGAGCTCGACGCCATGCTGGTCCGCATCCAGAACGACATGTTCGACCTCGGCGCCGATCTGTCCACGCCCGACACCGGCAAGGACCTCGGTTACGAGCCGCTGCGCATTGTCGCCAGCCAGACGGCACGGGTCGAAGCCGACATCGACCTGCTCAACGCCAGGCTCGAACCGCTGCGGTCGTTCGTGCTGAATGGCGGCTCGCCGGCAGCGGCAGCTCTGCACCTTGCTCGCACCGTAGCGCGCCGCGCCGAGCGAGTCATGGTGGCGCTGGCCCAGAACCCGGACGAGCACGTCAACCGCGAAGGCATCCGCTACATCAACCGTGTGTCGGACCTGCTGTTCGTCGCTGCCCGCGTCGCCAATGACAACGGAAAAGCCGATGTGTTATGGGTGCCGGGCAAGAACCGCTGA